A single Salmo salar chromosome ssa19, Ssal_v3.1, whole genome shotgun sequence DNA region contains:
- the chrnd gene encoding acetylcholine receptor subunit delta produces MNRRLLGPGALVLFAVLVTECLARNEEERLIQHLFKEKAYNKDLRPVEKQGEAVVVYIALTLSNLISLKEVTETLLTNVWMEHGWYDTRLSWNTTEFDDIDVLRLPPSMVWLPEIVLENNNDAQFQVAYYCNVLIYPDGYVYWLPPAIFRSSCAINVNYFPFDWQNCTLKFTSLTYNAKEITMQLKEEPENDKSYKVEWIIIDPAGFTENGEWEIIHKPARRNTYKNIPIESNKHQDITFYLIIKRKPLFYIVNIIIPSVLISFMATLVYYLPADSGEKMTLSISVLLAQSVFLLLISQRLPETSMAIPLIVKYLMFIMVLVTVVVLHCVVVLNLHFRSPSTHIMTEWTREFFLERLPRLLRMSRPAESESSWEGALPRRSSSVGYIAKAEEYYSVKSRSELMFEKQSERHGLATRATPAAAVKPQSDGEVTEQLYSEMKPGVDGANYIVKHMHDKNDYNEEKDNWSGIARTVDRLCLFLVTPVMTAGTIVIFLMGIYNHPPPLPFEGDPYNYLEENKRYV; encoded by the exons ATGAACCGCCGTTTATTGGGACCGGGAGCTCTGGTTCTATTCGCGGTCCTTGTAACCG agtgtttgGCCAGGAATGAGGAAGAGCGGTTGATTCAACACCTGTTCAAGGAGAAGGCTTACAACAAGGACCTCCGGCCCGTAGAAAAACAGGGCGAAGCTGTCGTTGTGTACATCGCCCTCACACTCTCCAACCTCATCTCTCTG aaAGAGGTAACTGAGACTCTGCTGACCAATGTGTGGATGGAACAT GGCTGGTATGACACCAGGCTGTCTTGGAACACCACTGAGTTTGATGATATTGATGTCCTGCGCCTCCCACCCAGCATGGTGTGGCTGCCGGAGATCGTCCTAGAGAACAA TAACGATGCCCAGTTCCAGGTGGCGTACTACTGTAACGTGTTGATCTATCCGGATGGCTATGTGTACTGGCTGCCGCCAGCCATCTTCAGATCCTCCTGTGCCATCAACGTCAACTACTTCCCCTTCGACTGGCAGAACTGCACTCTCAAGTTCAC CTCCCTGACCTACAATGCTAAGGAGATCACCATGCAGCTGAAAGAGGAGCCAGAAAATGACAAGTCCTACAAGGTGGAGTGGATCATCATAGACCCTGCAGGGTTCAcag agaatggagagtggGAGATCATCCATAAACCGGCCCGTAGGAACACCTATAAGAATATCCCTATAGAGAGCAACAAGCACCAGGACATCACCTTCTATCTCATCATCAAACGCAAACCTCTGTTCTATATCGTCAACATCATAATCCCCTCTGTCCTCATCTCCTTCATGGCTACACTGGTCTACTACTTACCAGCTGACA gtggggAGAAGATGACTCTGTCCATCTCGGTGCTGCTGGctcagtctgtgttcctgctgCTGATCTCACAGAGACTGCCGGAGACCTCCATGGCTATACCACTTATTGTCAA gTATCTGATGTTCATCATGGTTCTGGTTACGGTGGTGGTGTTGCACTGTGTGGTGGTCCTCAACCTGCACTTCAGGAGCCCCAGTACACACATCATGACAGAGTGGACTAGAGAG TTCTTCCTGGAGAGGTTGCCCCGCCTGCTGCGGATGTCCCGCCCTGCAGAGTCAGAGTCTAGCTGGGAGGGGGCGTTGCCAAGGCGATCTAGCTCCGTTGGTTACATTGCTAAGGCGGAGGAGTACTACAGTGTGAAGTCACGCAGCGAGCTGATGTTTGAGAAACAGTCTGAGAGACATGGGCTGGCCACACGGGCTACACCTGCAGCAG CTGTGAAGCCCCAGTCagatggagaggtgacagagcaGCTGTACTCTGAGATGAAGCCTGGTGTGGATGGAGCCAACTACATCGTCAAACACATGCATGACAAGAATGACTACAACGAG GAGAAGGATAACTGGAGTGGTATAGCTCGTACGGTGGACCGTCTGTGTCTGTTCCTGGTCACCCCAGTCATGACAGCAGGCACCATCGTCATCTTCCTCATGGGTATCTACAACCACCCTCCGCCCCTGCCCTTCGAGGGAGACCCCTACAACTACCTGGAGGAGAACAAACGCTACGTCTGA